From the genome of Argentina anserina chromosome 4, drPotAnse1.1, whole genome shotgun sequence, one region includes:
- the LOC126792135 gene encoding uncharacterized protein LOC126792135, which yields MTIPWRSNKHTFVVTSLNHSEIIALHEAVREYVWLRSIITHIRGTSGLSSTIEEFTCIYEDNASCIEHMKLGYFKGDNTKHISPKFFYNQQQQALLKIQVNQIKSEENVADIFTKSLPKVTFKKHE from the coding sequence ATGACGATACCTTGGAGATCAAACAAGCACACATTTGTGGTTACCTCTTTGAACCACTCAGAGATTATTGCTCTACATGAGGCGGTTCGTGAGTACGTATGGCTAAGGTCCATCATTACTCATATTCGAGGAACTAGTGGTTTAAGTTCTACCATTGAAGAGtttacgtgcatttatgaagataatgccaGTTGCATCGAACATATGAAGCTAGGTTATTTCAAGGGTGACAATACAAAACATATATCTCCAAAGTTTTTCTATAATCAGCAACAACAAGCTCTCCTCAAGATTCAAGTGAACCAAATTAAATCTGAGGAGAATGTTGCAGATATATTTACCAAGTCATTGCCTAAAGTTACGTTTAAAAAACAt